taatattttaaaatacttagattcctggacgggccgtttagcaaatgtcacggccctacccaaaataataacaacgcgttagtctttaggcgcgtatttaataatgtattttttcctaaactcgagtgcacatttatgtgacgcaaatccaaatctcaacggagtcgaagtgtgtcgacgaccacgggtacattgactgtgacgtggttcgagatatatttttacGAGGTTGAAATTCtcgataaaaaaataataataatgataaaagcggttaaaagttaaaattcgcacatatgttcaacatgtattatatcagataatcaagacgaatatgacagttgagcgaccgtgctagaaccacggaactcgggaatgcctaacaccttctcccgggttaacagaattccttatccggatttctggtgcgtagactgtaatacagagtcattcttttccttgattcgggattaaaactggtgacttgggacaccataaatctcccaagtggcgactctgaaacaaaataaataaatcccgttttgattgtcctttatttggaaaaaacttccttttacgtCCCTTAGCGGGGGGCgtagcggaaaaaggaggtgtgacagctctggcatctctgctggggacttaacccagaaccactggttcagggttagaaattcgagcttagataaattgttatatttggagttatctgattttgttacatgtttgggcccaatgtgctaaatgctgcttttatcgctttgatattatctgaattgtatataaactgtgccgaaacccttctcttcttacctccggggatgtgcttactggttgagacttcctattctgttagtgtcataccctgaaataaaagaggctcggaaagtttctaaaccgactggccttttggttcccggaaaggagctccttcctcaactcgagttgtccgctcgggtacactgtctagaacatatacccaggttgaacctagaataacttgacttcatgccggatccctagtaggaacgtttatttgcatcatgttgcatttgacttaggggactgaATATCTACTGGGGaggtaacccagaatctctggttcagggttcaaaaattcgagcttagaataattgttattatttggcttcatttattatctgattttattacatgttttagcctaaatgtgcaaaatgttactcttaccgctttgatattatctgaactgtatatataaactgctacgaaatccctctcttctctctcttgaggagtgcacgctagtcgtgacttctttctgttagtgtcctattccaaaatagaacgaggattcggaggagttgcaatatcggatgatcttttggttaccggtatgcagttcccatcctcggctcgagttgttctCTTGGgcaagccaggtctagaacaaacacccaggataaacctagtataacaaaacctcatgaccggatccctagtaggaacgcttatttgcatcatgttgcatttgacttaggggactcaacacaggggttgggtccgtctaggacaagcaacctgaaatgaaaaagaccatcctgctgcatcctgtttgttttgcacatttatttgcttcagatccgcatgctgaccggcttctgaaatcgggaatttttgaaaaaaaagaaaaagaaaaatagcagtgtagggagataactacttatttttagaaaaaataaaaccaatgtccaagtagtgtcaaaaccctgccgaaattttgaaaaaaatgaaagaaaaaattatcttttttagtttgatttatttgaaaaacgaaataaaggagtcttgtttacaagtttagtttatgttgcccgaactgcgcatggtttgattctcacagggcgtgagatacgtaggcaaccctcatcgggtccaacctccccttttgctaaaatagtcaaaaaatatgtcaaattttaatttcatcataaagaagccgggtgacgctgttttgtcaaaacatagccgaatgttcccgaaagggacgccggaaggctgactttgcataaacaaccacctttgggtcattttattagatttggtccagttgacccacacagccttaaaaatcttcgtcctcgaggcgctgaaaggccgtgtttgcaatattgagttttctattttgaaaaacaagaaaaggtcATAAATatgtcgggtgacgttgttttgtcaaaacatagccgattGCTCCCGAAAGGGAaaccggaaggctaactttgcataaacatccacctttgggtcattttttttagattttgaccaattgacccacacaaccttaaaaatttacgtccccgaggcgttgaaaggccgtgtttgctaTATCGGGTTtcctattttgaaaaacaagagaAAGAGCCATAAATAAGTCTGGTGAttctatttttgtcaaaaatagccgaatgttccccaaagggacgtcggaaggctgattttgtataaacagccacctttgggtcttttttagattttgaccaattgacccacacaaccttaaaatcttcgtccccgaggcgctgaaaggtcgtgtttgcaatactaggtcttttattttaatttaaaagaaaaaaaataagaagaaaaaattgTCAGTGGGCAAGTGAATGCCACTTGGATGtgttggtcaaaataagccgagccagcttcggcaatgtattaaaccgttcttgccgagatagccttagaataactttcagttgttgaaaggctatttttgtaaaagaacggacaagtttgtaaaaatGTCATAAAACAGATCCTCCCCAGTCTCAAAATTCATGAAAAATTGGGCAGGGGCCACGTCTGCAAAAAACAGCCATTTGGTTAAAAGTGGCAAATGGGGGAAGGAATCTGTCAGTCtgttttttaatttcttttcattagaGTATGTGGGTTGTTTAATGTTCAAGTCTGTATCTCGTCTTTCACCAGAGTCTGTTAGTTCGGTCTAAGTTTGTcagttttttttaaatcattgtAATCAAAGTGTGTTTTACTGTGAAAAATTGAAAGTTCCAAaatatgttttattttattttttaccttgcattggtccgaactacgcaaggtctgattcatgcggggtcatgatacgtaggcaatctccataagattcgaccacaactaaaaaagcaaaaaaaaaaagaaaaaagaaaaaagaaaaagacatgataGAAAGGTTAAACTGCGTAGGTACATTGCATTccaacgtgcaattgcaatatgtgttaaaactctaacgctgatgagtttgttgtttttccaatctcaaacagttagtttgttagaacgtactggcaccataccattatcaaacaataTCTAAAGGGCCCATACCGAAAAGCATGACTAACTCAGAAAacagtgttgaggaggaaaagacggaaAGTCAgatgctaaaagaggcaatggaaaaaatggaaaaaatgagactAGAGATGAACGAAATGCAGCTAGCCTTGGCTAGGGTACAAAAAGGGCCCGAACCacctgttactcctactctcccaccaggacacacgccggaatatcCTCCACCCaacccttcgacaagcttcccgagtcaccactactatcagggaagaaatgcctacgATCCCCAAGTTCCACCACTTAATCAAAACCTTCccccaaatgttcctgttttcgtggaacccccaccagccacgctaCAAAGATTGTCCAGTGAGCCAttatttcaggctcacgataaccaatattacccccctgaacctacattcaaagcacccgagccacatgcctataatccccactttgaggtcccggtaGAGATTGAAAAgtcggctaagagcccagagtaggacgaagtgcttcgaaaatttaaaatcctggaacaatccttcaggaatatgcacgggttaggcaaccaggtcagcgtggtcTACAAGGActtgtgccctttccctgacgttcaattgtcggcagggttcaagatgcaaaagtttgatctatacgaagGGCACgacgatcctatggcacatctgcggggcttttgtagcaagatgagaggagcaggtggtaaagatgagctgctgatagcttactttgggcAGAGTCTGAGCggttctgcactggaatggtacacaagacaggatctgagcaggtggtacacctgggacgatctagcacaggcattcgcaggtcactttcagtacaaccttgagatcgtccaagaccgtctcacattactgaaacttgagaaaaatcccggggaaagcttccgggaatttgggttccggtggagagaacaggaagccaaagttgatcctccgatgagagagggggaaatggtagactactttctgcaaactctagagccaacttaatttggtcacttggtgacgtcagttggcaaatccttcaacgaggtggtgaaaaTGGGTGGTAtaattgaagagggacttaagtccaacaaaatcctgagctattcggcaattaaggcaacaactcaggccattcagagcggcacgggaggtgtgcTCTGGAAGAAGAAGGGGAAAGAAGTCGCAACAGTCGAAGtgggtacttggtccagatctagagttCCTTCACCCTACTACCAATCCAGACCCCCACAACCTTACTACCCACCAGAGCCACAattttctgtccatcatgcccaaacatatccccgagctccacataatctagtttagtattatcctccgaacaatgtctggtcatctgtccaaccactaggtcactccctatggcgagcgccagcaccgcataatacattcttgccttcacaacattttcaaACACCCAAAACCCCAAGAAAATAGGGACAGGaaagggaacaaaggcaaagaaatagtttcacgccaattggggagtcctacacaagcttgtttgaaaagttaaagctttctggcctgattgagccgctccttggctatactccagacccatatgcaaaaggatttgATCTTGCTTTACAATGcgtgtaccactctaatgtccaaggacatagcattgaagactgtcgttctttgaaaaaggaaatagaaagaatgattcaggaaggggtaattgtgatcaatgacagtgacagggagcacgcgaATCCTCCTGAGAACTTGTTGACTGATGTTGATGATACTGAAGTTGgtgatggtcttggcaatgttgatatagagctcagtggctaagatgtcgtgcttggtagttggaaagacgctccatttttgggtcagccggagaggatctttgatggcttattttgttgtcatttctgttgtctggattattcttagggttataatccggatattgtcttgtgtcaaatcctcttatccttccatttttgcCACAATGGTTTatttagttttgtccaggtttgtttTATGGTGTACTTTGGTTTGTTTTGCTTACTTTGTTATTCGAACCGTTCCaccgttagtctaatgcaaatttcggtcttttattatttccactcattttctttgtttagttcttttatcctTTTGTTGTGTCTTTTGTTCAAACACCGTTTCTAGTGACATAACATACGCACACAGTTttggcctaatcttaaaagttgatCATTAAACCATTGGGAGGTGATCGGGACacttaaaggaaataagaatagTTTGAGATCACTtgaagcccgaaccatgtgaaactggggcgagtaaaacaaaaagaaaaccgttaaaggtgAGTTGGCCATGTTGACATGGGGGTCGTTCATGGAATAAGAatgagagtgttgcccaatgtgtgtatatggttatcaagtctggcacaatcagaagaggctacaaatctttgtttaattgtgttgtttgcacttggcatgttttgaagactggaatgacggaGGTATTTTATTcggctatccaaacactttatccttcgttaaccctttgagccttatttgttttctttcatacccctctttcggaatcagtagcaaagagtagaaacacaaacataaaaagataagaaaagaaaaagaaaaaaaaacaacaaaaacaacaaaaagaaaaaaaaaagagaagagataaagaaaaggaaaaaaatgacaaaaaaacaaaagaaagtcacaacaaggaattgtgaactacgttcgacctgattcctcaaaaaggatacgtaggcacctcacggctcggtcatagtgtaacaaaaaattaaaaaaatccccaagcaagaaactggggcaagggttgcgcttgttgtaaacaaatatggttccgaaggttgtaattttgaaccccaaattgatttgtttttgagcctttaataccctttctttctagcctatccaaaatcccacattacggtccaaagaaagaacttctaatcagtcttcaaaagatgccaagtcagacaaatgagagtcttaccggtgaacataacactctgatccacagcagaaaggactctgatccccaacagaaaagaaataaaaagagagtcttatgagtaacaccccaatccccagctggaaagtaatacaaatgagagagtcttatcggtgaagatcttcacgggcaccataaggcgatgaaagctgagagaaaaaccaaaatgagagaggcttgccagtgaaaacccttcgggcactacaagtcgaataagattgagaatcagatggggaatcaccaaatgaagatcttgaaagacgattgacggcagaggataggccacatgtgcatgtcatgaccattagagtcggtatctgcgtttgataggtttttatttatagtttctcttgttaaagagtcatctttttcctttgtcttttattcgattccttttttttatctttctcctttcatagaaaaattccccagtagagtctgtttggtcagaacaagtgagaaagtacttcaaaatctgccatcagctttccaattatgcaagactaGATCTGATTAGAgcatccaaatggtctaagtcaagaaggaacaagcgcgaggacagtgtcaagaaagatatccccagcaaaaggagattgacaaaaggatggacgagtgtcaagagggatatccccgccgaaatcaaaggttatagacctcaaggccaaggcccatggacaaatcaagaaagaacaacgcagagagcaatgggcatgatttgggaaattcatatgagactaaaaggtcgtggaaatgccagtttccgagctatgccacaaaagaagagggatattcCCAGCAGAAAAGGTTGTTTTCAGTGACACGAATGAACAAAAAATGTGGTTTATCAGCAAAACATTGCAAAATACTCAAGGGGAATCAGCTATCATGGAAAAGATACATGGTCAGATGGAAAACAACGTTGAGAGGTTGGTGAATAAGGAATCGACAATAAGGTCGGAAGTTATCGCCCAAGTTTCAAGATAGCCGAATGACATAAAGCAGGCCAAGTCGTTCTAagaccagcaggaatatcatcccaagcaagttttgatagtgtaatggaacgcagagcagggaaggagaaagggaatagccatccccagtaggagtatcacaaccaaccaccacgttttaaactaacaaattttgtttgatttgaaacaggtaaaggaaatggcattgatgacggaaatgcatgccacaagggagattatcaaactggggcagaaaattttcctttcatttagaaaattttctggaagtcaggtacccatttggggaagaataaagataacaccagtctcaagggaagtggtctttgaaccagtgtaacccccagcataacaagttttaatgaaggaagttgttccccagcggacagaacaaaaggatgaaacttgtgctcggaaaaagaaaaaggctagtgtcattcccagcagccttcagaagagtgaaacactagttttgaaggaatcaaaacccaccagcagtgttatcctcaacagcgttatccccagctgataacatttttatCCCCAAcaatgttgagagaaaataaaagttttgaaggaagtagttttgaaaaaaaagggaagaaaggagattcccccagtagtattatcccccaacaggtaagtaaataattccccagcagtgttatccccagcagtttcgagggaagacaacatgaGTTTTTAAGGAAAGCAATTCTGTaagaaggtaattcaggaagaaggaaatggttcacgcataggagacgcacatcctaaattaagatttcattcataagagacgcacttcctagtttaaaatcattaaagtttcacccataggagacgcacttcctaagtttatttttacccctaggagacgcacttcctaattttatttttacccataggagatgcactttctaagtttattttcatgcataggagacgcacttcctaaattaagatttcatgcataggagacgcacttcctagtttaaaatcattaaagttttacccataggagaccacttcctaagtttatttttacccctaggacacgcacttcctaagtttatttttacccctaggagacgcacttcctaagtttattttcatgcataggagacgcacttcctaaattaagatttccttcatagacgcacttcttagtttaaaatcattaaagtttcacccataggagacgcactttctaaaattattttcacccctaggagacgcacttcctaagtttattttacccataggagacacacttcctaagtttatctttacccctaggagatgcacttcctaagtttatttttacccataggagacgcacttcctaagtttattttacccctaggagacgcacttcctaagtttatctttacccataggagattcacttccccctaagtttattttacccataggagacacacttccccctaagtttatttttacccataggagacgcacttccccctaagttttctacccataggagacgcacttccccctaagtttattttacctataggagacacacttcccctaagtttatttttaccaataggagacgcactttcccCTAAGTttattctacccataggagacgcacttccccctaagtttattttacccataggagacgcacttccccctaagtttatttttactcataggagacgcactttcccCTAATTttattctacccataggagacgcacttccccctatgtttattttacccataggagacgcacttccccctaagtttatttttacccataggagacgcacttccccctAAGTGtattctacccataggagacgcacttccccctaagtttattctacccataggagacgcacttccccctaagtttatttttacccataggagatgcacttccccctaagtttattctacccataggaggcgcacttccccctaagtttattctacccataggagacgcacttccccctaagtttattttacccataggagacgcacttccccctaagtttattttcaccataggagacgcacttcccaaaTCAATAGTTCagtcataggagatgcacttccatgttgagtttgaagtttgaagttttGCAAAAGgttgttgttaaggtcaggaaccccctgaagaacagaatgacaatttattttcaaagttgttgttgaaatctcgcccgcctgaagaaaggaatgtcgatttatttttgaagttgttgtggagattgggagcccgcccatataacagaggaatacatttcagtctttacattttaagttgaagaagttgggagccctcccatataatagaggagtaCATTtaaagtcagtaaagcagaagaaTACTACcgaaatccccagcaggaaacaacaagaatccccagcagaggaaggaagtccaagactcgatgaaaaaataatgcgaagctcccgagaaggacataagcagttcgagatcggcagtcaagggagaatacaagacaaatcagaagtaaagaaatgacagaggagtcaccgagacatcaaaacaacaaaagaTACAAAAGCaagagcatgatctagataagattttgtaattcatagactatggtTTAGTCtggcttcttattttcttttagccTGGTGTAATAAGGTGGCcggcaagcagtaataacagcatgcaacagcagtaacattgcagtcccatggtaatcccagctaccaaaacttcccaaactaaattaacctgattcccttctagccagggatatgtaggaaacctttgaagcaaaggttcggttaaatctttttcaaaaaatgcttcacacggagtactcggatgggcaaaaatcgctcgctttatctttgcacgaaaacccttcgtgtctccgggcaaagaggggcagctgtaagcacgtgatttttgccctatatgagaattactcccaaaaaattcaaaaataaaataatttttcttggtgtgcaatttttgtgatattttgtgatattttgtgtaactatttgtatttttctgtgcatttttatttgctaaattaataaaaaatacagaaatatgtcgcatttgcatttaggatttaagtttgcaattatgagtaattaagtttgatttacaagaatgaaaattacaaaaataggcatcttttgtatttttagcctttaatgtccaaattgtgtgattgtattttaattgtcatttcattttatatgataattttttctaggaattaattagtatttttaataagttaatttagtttgtaacttaatttagaattttagttttagaaagtaaaagaaaagaagcaataaaagaggaagaaaatcggattgggctaccttctaatttaaatcaaccatggCCCAACTCAAATAAACTcctaccgggtcgacccgacccggtccgccccataaccccaagaAACACCCCCCACCCTTCCTTCCATTTGgacatttgttttgaaaaaaccctaaaaaagaaaacctaaagctacccccccctctcttcttcttcttctccaaaaccaccCCCCTTCCCCTCGTCCCAAGCTCCCATTGCTGACCCCAACCCAACAGA
The Nicotiana sylvestris chromosome 11, ASM39365v2, whole genome shotgun sequence DNA segment above includes these coding regions:
- the LOC138880944 gene encoding extensin-like, which encodes MTNSENSVEEEKTESQMLKEAMEKMEKMRLEMNEMQLALARVQKGPEPPVTPTLPPGHTPEYPPPNPSTSFPSHHYYQGRNAYDPQVPPLNQNLPPNVPVFVEPPPATLQRLSSEPLFQAHDNQYYPPEPTFKAPEPHAYNPHFEVPVEIEKSAKSPE